A genome region from Opitutaceae bacterium includes the following:
- a CDS encoding GDP-L-fucose synthase: MRLFIAGHQGMVGSALVRRFRREAGVELVLRSRAEGLDLANQQSVAAFLEAARPDVAIIAAAKVGGIHANNTYPAEFLFDNLAIAANTINGAHRHGVRRLLFLGSSCIYPKHAPQPMPESCLLTAALEPTNEAYAIAKIAGLKLAQYYRRQYGVLFHSAMPTNLYGPGDNYHPQNSHVLPALIRRFHEAAGSRKAEVTAWGTGSPRREFLHVDDLADACAFLLRQEQPPDWVNVGTGSDITIKELTEAVARVTGFQGSIAWDASKPDGSPRKLLDVSMLSSMGWKARISLEDGLKSTYASFLDELRSGTLRD, from the coding sequence ATGAGGCTTTTCATTGCAGGCCACCAAGGCATGGTGGGATCCGCACTGGTGCGCCGCTTTCGGCGCGAAGCCGGAGTGGAGCTGGTCCTGCGCTCGCGGGCGGAGGGGCTCGACCTTGCGAACCAGCAATCGGTCGCTGCCTTCCTGGAGGCGGCAAGGCCGGATGTCGCGATCATCGCCGCCGCGAAGGTTGGCGGTATCCACGCGAACAATACATACCCCGCGGAATTTCTTTTCGACAACCTTGCCATCGCCGCCAACACAATCAACGGCGCCCACAGGCATGGAGTCAGGCGGCTGCTGTTTCTGGGCAGCTCATGCATTTATCCAAAGCACGCGCCGCAGCCCATGCCGGAGTCGTGCCTTTTGACCGCTGCGCTGGAGCCCACCAACGAGGCCTATGCCATCGCGAAGATTGCGGGCCTGAAGCTGGCCCAGTACTATCGCAGGCAATATGGAGTGCTCTTTCATTCGGCAATGCCCACGAATCTCTACGGCCCCGGGGACAACTATCATCCACAAAATTCGCATGTTCTGCCCGCTCTCATCCGCCGCTTCCACGAGGCGGCAGGTTCGCGGAAGGCGGAGGTGACGGCTTGGGGGACGGGTTCTCCCAGGCGGGAATTTCTCCATGTCGACGACCTGGCGGACGCCTGTGCGTTCCTTCTCCGACAGGAGCAGCCACCGGACTGGGTGAATGTCGGGACTGGATCCGACATCACCATCAAGGAGCTGACCGAGGCGGTTGCGCGGGTGACGGGGTTCCAGGGAAGCATTGCCTGGGATGCCTCCAAGCCCGATGGCTCGCCGCGGAAGCTTCTCGATGTGTCGATGCTCTCGTCAATGGGATGGAAGGCGCGCATCAGCCTGGAAGATGGGCTGAAGTCAACCTACGCATCATTTCTTGACGAACTGAGGAGCGGCACGCTTCGAGATTGA
- a CDS encoding M48 family metallopeptidase: MNHVLQGVAVLMVVRLAGELFLAILNCREVRRNRPSPPAPLLAIMDVPTFQKAADYTVARLKFQMVETVFATLVLALVVFGAILPTLFSRIAAWSPGAAKWDDALFVLVSAVLVGIPGLPFEWWSQFRLEARFGFNKSTPGLWVVDRIKALLLTFAIGFPLLWGLLSLVGVVGRFWWIWGFGLFFAFQLLMLVLYPKLILPLFNKLTPLADDSLRNRLMALADRTGFKAKAIEVMDGSKRSGHSNAFFTGFGRFRRIVLFDTLIAQLTPEELEAVLAHEVGHYRRGHIPKMLLVSAALQFMGFALIAWLAQSSWFNPAFGFPEGELAPAFLLFGLLSGLVTFWLTPISNVFSRKHEFEADRFAREAMNGPTAMVSALHKLAQKNLSNLTPHPWYSGFHYSHPTMVERERALLAS, from the coding sequence ATGAATCATGTTCTGCAGGGCGTTGCCGTCCTGATGGTCGTTCGTTTGGCGGGTGAGCTGTTTCTGGCCATCCTCAATTGCAGGGAGGTGCGCCGCAACAGGCCCAGCCCGCCGGCGCCGCTGCTTGCGATCATGGATGTTCCGACCTTTCAGAAGGCGGCGGACTATACGGTCGCCAGGCTGAAATTCCAGATGGTCGAGACCGTGTTTGCCACGCTCGTGCTGGCATTGGTTGTTTTCGGGGCGATCCTGCCGACGCTTTTTTCAAGGATTGCGGCTTGGTCGCCGGGGGCGGCGAAATGGGATGATGCGCTTTTTGTCCTGGTATCGGCTGTGCTCGTGGGCATCCCGGGGCTTCCGTTCGAGTGGTGGTCCCAGTTCCGGCTCGAGGCCCGTTTTGGCTTCAACAAGAGCACGCCCGGGCTTTGGGTGGTCGACAGGATCAAGGCGCTGCTGCTCACGTTCGCAATTGGGTTCCCGCTGCTCTGGGGTCTGCTTTCCCTTGTTGGAGTCGTGGGCAGATTCTGGTGGATCTGGGGGTTTGGGCTGTTTTTCGCGTTTCAGCTCCTGATGCTTGTCCTCTACCCGAAGCTGATTCTGCCGCTGTTCAACAAACTGACACCGCTTGCCGACGACAGCCTGCGCAACCGGTTGATGGCGCTTGCGGACAGAACCGGATTCAAGGCGAAGGCGATCGAGGTCATGGATGGATCAAAACGTTCAGGACATTCCAATGCCTTCTTCACGGGTTTCGGCCGGTTTCGCCGCATCGTGCTTTTCGACACACTCATCGCCCAGTTGACGCCCGAGGAGCTCGAGGCGGTGCTCGCGCACGAGGTGGGACACTACCGCAGGGGGCACATCCCGAAGATGCTGCTCGTGTCGGCTGCACTCCAGTTCATGGGATTTGCACTGATCGCCTGGCTGGCACAGTCGTCCTGGTTCAATCCCGCGTTCGGCTTTCCTGAAGGTGAACTGGCACCGGCGTTCCTGCTGTTTGGACTGCTCAGCGGGCTGGTGACCTTCTGGCTCACGCCCATCAGCAATGTCTTTTCGCGGAAACATGAATTCGAGGCCGATCGATTTGCACGCGAGGCGATGAACGGACCGACCGCCATGGTGAGCGCGCTGCACAAGCTCGCGCAGAAGAACCTTTCGAATCTGACGCCTCACCCCTGGTACAGCGGCTTCCACTACTCGCATCCCACCATGGTTGAAAGGGAACGGGCCCTGCTGGCTTCGTAG
- a CDS encoding endonuclease/exonuclease/phosphatase family protein — MKKPRLRGFLNLAIALVAGNVAGFTVATYNVENYTLADRMVDGVFRRAYPKPEDAKASLRRVLRAIDADVVILQEMGPRPFLAELQEDLAREGLRYGFAHVMSAADPDRHLAVLSRSEPHSFSDYTDLTFKYLARQESAKRGLLHLEYRLGSHRLSIFGVHLKSRHTDTPEDPESAGRRAGEATAMRNRILENHPDPERDLFLILGDFNDHKASRPVRAFLRRGKTIIADLVPAADKDGDAWTYRYAKEDSYDRVDLMLASRALMRHISPGAARIPDGPDVAAASDHRPVVVSIDLPGVAK, encoded by the coding sequence ATGAAGAAACCCCGCCTTCGGGGATTCCTGAATCTCGCGATCGCATTGGTCGCAGGCAACGTCGCGGGCTTCACGGTGGCGACCTACAACGTCGAAAACTACACGCTGGCGGACCGCATGGTCGACGGCGTGTTTCGCAGGGCCTACCCGAAGCCTGAGGATGCGAAGGCCTCGCTCAGGCGTGTGCTGCGGGCCATCGACGCCGATGTTGTCATACTCCAGGAAATGGGGCCCCGACCGTTTCTGGCCGAACTGCAGGAGGACCTGGCGAGGGAGGGGCTCCGCTATGGGTTTGCGCATGTGATGTCGGCCGCGGACCCCGACCGCCATCTGGCCGTATTGTCGCGCAGCGAGCCGCATTCCTTCAGCGACTACACCGATTTGACCTTCAAATACCTTGCACGGCAGGAGTCGGCGAAGCGCGGTCTGCTTCATCTGGAGTATCGCCTCGGATCGCATCGATTGAGCATTTTTGGCGTGCACCTGAAGAGCCGGCATACGGACACCCCGGAGGATCCGGAATCGGCGGGGAGGCGGGCGGGCGAGGCGACGGCGATGCGGAATCGCATCCTGGAGAATCACCCCGATCCCGAGCGCGATCTTTTTCTCATTCTTGGTGACTTCAACGATCACAAGGCCTCGCGCCCCGTGCGCGCGTTCCTGCGGCGCGGAAAAACCATCATTGCCGACCTCGTGCCGGCGGCGGACAAGGATGGCGATGCATGGACCTATCGCTACGCGAAGGAGGACTCCTACGATCGCGTCGATCTGATGCTGGCCTCCCGGGCGCTCATGAGACACATCAGCCCCGGGGCCGCGCGCATTCCTGACGGACCGGACGTCGCCGCAGCCAGCGATCACCGTCCGGTCGTGGTTTCAATCGACCTGCCCGGCGTGGCCAAGTGA
- a CDS encoding cell surface protein, whose protein sequence is MHNSRFLHARRIFLGLTSAFSLFLFTGCDEVKIIDLTPSTLAENPSQIYTFSMRATPKSSAIVDGSVSPTVIIAGRSHAMKPSALGQDIYEFEYPLPPGASKLAYYYLVNFQVESSGIVTPREAYTPVRTLDIVGRYVLSLEVNRGPVGARVSVLGRGFTPQDVVYFDSTPARTVFESPNALGVFVPAVEPNRNYRVSIGGASGNSPVGTFRVDSGTVSVMPTSLSLRGGQTQTLTFTLPNAAPPGGLLLDITTDVPESVIMPEVLVPEGQSTVTVNVQGGRPGSGSLFLKGYDTGELTIPVSVQ, encoded by the coding sequence ATGCACAACAGCCGCTTCCTTCACGCGAGACGAATTTTCCTCGGGCTCACCTCCGCCTTCAGCCTTTTCCTCTTCACCGGCTGCGATGAGGTCAAGATCATCGACCTCACGCCGTCGACGCTCGCCGAGAATCCGTCCCAGATCTACACGTTTTCAATGCGCGCGACCCCCAAGAGCTCCGCGATTGTCGACGGAAGCGTCTCGCCGACCGTCATCATCGCTGGCAGGAGCCACGCGATGAAACCCAGTGCGCTGGGGCAGGATATCTACGAGTTTGAATACCCGCTGCCTCCAGGCGCAAGCAAGCTGGCCTACTACTATTTGGTCAATTTCCAGGTAGAGAGCAGCGGCATCGTCACACCGCGGGAAGCCTACACTCCCGTCAGAACCTTGGATATCGTTGGCCGCTATGTGCTGTCCCTCGAGGTCAATCGCGGACCGGTGGGTGCACGCGTCAGTGTCCTCGGCCGCGGCTTTACGCCACAGGATGTTGTCTACTTCGACAGCACGCCCGCGCGAACGGTCTTTGAATCGCCGAATGCCCTAGGCGTCTTTGTCCCCGCTGTCGAGCCCAATCGCAACTACCGCGTCTCCATCGGAGGAGCCAGCGGCAACTCTCCAGTCGGCACCTTCCGTGTCGACAGCGGAACCGTCAGCGTCATGCCCACCTCCCTTTCCCTGCGCGGCGGACAAACCCAGACCCTTACCTTCACTCTGCCCAATGCAGCTCCTCCCGGTGGACTCCTCCTCGACATCACAACGGATGTTCCGGAGAGCGTCATCATGCCGGAAGTGCTCGTGCCGGAGGGACAATCCACGGTCACGGTCAACGTGCAGGGTGGACGCCCCGGAAGCGGCAGCCTCTTCCTCAAAGGCTACGACACCGGCGAACTGACGATTCCCGTTTCCGTCCAGTAG
- the hemW gene encoding radical SAM family heme chaperone HemW, whose protein sequence is MAMSEFALPGLYVHVPFCASTCDFCAFYQVKPDARKIAEFFEGIQAEIAMVDWDEPIGTVFWGGGTPGLLSADQLRHLGRLVHTIPGAAGAVEWTVELAPGSVTVERLAALKEIGVTRLSIGVQSLQPDLLISLGRKHTREQVLRAYERARKAGFRSVSLDMMFALPGQSESDWLKDLAEAIALQPDHLSTYCLTFEEDTALWVKLSQGKVKRSEQREADLYLATWGTLAAAGYAQYEVSNFARPGHTCLHNLNTWRMGAWIGLGPSAASQHQGVRGTNVSDLQVWRENIGRGIRMTEDRCVLADRNLLEDALIFGLRMNAGVDWRQLIERFPEAVEGLGERRAVEHMMARLEVDGLVRISEARWSLTDRGRLLADAVATEVMGAFESVHS, encoded by the coding sequence ATGGCAATGAGTGAGTTTGCATTGCCAGGATTGTACGTCCACGTGCCTTTTTGCGCCTCAACCTGCGACTTTTGTGCGTTCTATCAGGTGAAGCCGGACGCCAGGAAAATCGCGGAATTTTTCGAAGGCATCCAAGCGGAAATCGCTATGGTGGACTGGGATGAGCCGATAGGCACGGTTTTCTGGGGTGGCGGCACGCCCGGTCTGCTTTCGGCCGATCAGCTCCGCCACCTGGGGAGGCTGGTCCACACGATTCCAGGCGCAGCCGGTGCTGTGGAATGGACGGTTGAGCTGGCGCCGGGATCGGTCACGGTCGAACGACTTGCAGCGCTGAAGGAAATCGGGGTGACGCGACTGTCCATCGGCGTGCAAAGTCTGCAGCCCGACCTGCTGATCTCCCTTGGTCGAAAACATACGCGAGAGCAGGTTTTGCGCGCCTATGAGCGGGCGCGAAAGGCAGGGTTTCGCAGCGTGAGCCTCGACATGATGTTCGCGCTGCCCGGGCAGTCGGAGAGCGACTGGCTGAAGGACCTTGCCGAGGCGATCGCATTGCAGCCCGACCACCTTTCGACCTACTGTCTGACCTTTGAGGAGGATACGGCTCTCTGGGTGAAACTCTCGCAGGGCAAGGTTAAGCGAAGCGAACAACGTGAGGCGGATCTCTATCTCGCAACCTGGGGCACCCTTGCAGCGGCCGGCTACGCCCAGTACGAGGTGTCCAACTTCGCCCGCCCAGGGCACACATGCCTGCACAACCTGAACACCTGGCGCATGGGAGCATGGATCGGCCTGGGGCCGTCAGCCGCATCCCAGCATCAAGGCGTGCGGGGAACCAATGTGAGTGACCTCCAAGTGTGGCGGGAAAACATCGGACGGGGCATAAGGATGACGGAGGACCGCTGCGTGCTGGCCGATCGAAACCTGCTTGAGGACGCCCTGATATTCGGCCTGCGCATGAACGCGGGCGTGGATTGGCGGCAGTTGATCGAACGGTTCCCGGAAGCGGTCGAAGGTTTGGGTGAAAGGCGGGCGGTTGAACACATGATGGCGAGACTTGAGGTCGATGGATTGGTCAGGATTTCGGAAGCTCGATGGTCGCTGACGGATCGTGGACGTTTGCTTGCAGATGCGGTTGCCACCGAGGTGATGGGCGCGTTCGAATCGGTTCATTCATGA